The Euphorbia lathyris chromosome 3, ddEupLath1.1, whole genome shotgun sequence genome contains a region encoding:
- the LOC136221932 gene encoding NADPH:quinone oxidoreductase-like translates to MAAGATVNPVINVAAICGSLRKASYHRGLLRAAMEISKESMNGIKIEYIDISALPMLNTDLEGADGSFPPVIEAFRQTIREADSFIFASPEYNYSVTAPLKNAIDWASRPPNCWGDKAAAIISTGGGFGGGRSQYHLRQIGVYLDLHFINKPEFFLKAFEPPAKFDSHGNLIDPEAKEKLKQVLASLYAFTLRLKGKC, encoded by the exons ATGGCGGCCGGAGCTACAGTGAACCCAGTTATCAACGTTGCAGCTATTTGTGGGTCTCTCCGAAAAGCCTCCTACCACCGTGGCCTTCTCCGAGCTG CAATGGAGATAAGCAAGGAATCCATGAATGGCATCAAAATCGAATACATTGATATATCAGCACTTCCGATGCTGAATACCGATCTTGAAGGTGCAGACGGTTCTTTCCCGCCGGTGATTGAAGCTTTCCGGCAAACGATTCGTGAAGCCGATAGCTTCATCTTTGCTTCCCCTGAGTATAACTACTCTGTTACTG CTCCATTGAAGAATGCAATTGATTGGGCATCAAGACCACCAAACTGCTGGGGAGATAAAGCTGCAGCCATTATAAGTACTGGAGGAGGTTTTGGTGGAGGAAGATCACAATACCATCTTCGTCAAATTGGGGTTTATCTTGACCTTCATTTCATCAACAAACCTGAGTTTTTCTTGAAAGCTTTTGAACCTCCTGCTAAATTTGAtagccatggcaatttgattgatCCAGAAGCAAAGGAGAAATTGAAACAAGTTCTTGCAAGTTTATATGCATTCACTTTGAGACTCAAAGGAAAATGCTAA